The following proteins are encoded in a genomic region of Thioclava nitratireducens:
- a CDS encoding YraN family protein yields MSGSLSYHSGLAAEEQVMLHYEREGRAVSEHRWRGKYGGEIDLIAREGDTLIFIEVKKSRSHARAAERLSQRQMRRICVSVEEYLMRHPAPANCNRKVRFDLALVNEIGEIKVLENAYFGM; encoded by the coding sequence ATGAGTGGATCGCTGTCGTATCATTCGGGTCTCGCCGCCGAAGAACAGGTGATGCTGCATTACGAGAGAGAAGGCCGCGCGGTGTCGGAACATCGCTGGCGCGGCAAATATGGCGGCGAGATCGATTTGATCGCGCGCGAGGGCGACACCTTGATCTTCATCGAAGTGAAGAAATCGCGGAGCCATGCCCGTGCTGCCGAACGTCTTTCGCAACGTCAGATGCGCCGAATCTGCGTTTCGGTCGAAGAATACCTGATGCGCCATCCGGCTCCGGCCAACTGCAATCGCAAGGTTCGGTTCGATCTCGCGCTGGTCAATGAGATCGGGGAGATCAAGGTTCTGGAGAACGCCTATTTCGGAATGTGA
- the rsmI gene encoding 16S rRNA (cytidine(1402)-2'-O)-methyltransferase — MPAPLSPGLHFIATPIGAARDITLRALDMLRAADVLAAEDTRSLRHLMEIHGVPLNGRQVLAYHDHNGAAMRPKILAALEAGKSVVYASEAGTPLVADPGYQLGRAVIEAGLPLYSAPGPSAVLTALTLSGLPTDRFLFAGFAPNSKGARRNWLAEFKEIPATLVFYESPKRIREMLADAAHSLGKERQAALCRELTKRFEEVRRGTLEELAAGVADAPIKGEIVVVVDRPHAVEVDDAELERRLSAALERESLRDAVDAVVGATGLPRRKVYQAALAMEKKK; from the coding sequence GTGCCTGCGCCGTTAAGCCCGGGGCTTCATTTCATCGCCACGCCGATCGGAGCGGCCCGCGACATCACGCTGCGCGCCCTAGATATGTTGCGCGCCGCCGATGTTCTGGCGGCCGAGGATACCCGCAGCCTGCGGCACCTGATGGAGATTCACGGAGTACCGCTCAACGGGCGCCAGGTGCTCGCCTATCATGACCATAACGGTGCCGCGATGCGGCCGAAAATCCTTGCCGCGCTCGAGGCCGGGAAGTCGGTGGTTTATGCCTCCGAAGCGGGCACGCCGCTGGTCGCCGACCCCGGCTATCAGCTCGGCCGCGCGGTGATCGAGGCCGGGCTGCCGCTCTACAGTGCGCCGGGCCCCTCAGCGGTGCTGACGGCGCTGACGCTCTCGGGCTTGCCGACGGATCGCTTCCTCTTCGCCGGGTTCGCGCCGAACAGTAAAGGCGCGCGGCGGAATTGGCTCGCCGAGTTCAAGGAAATTCCCGCGACACTGGTTTTTTATGAAAGCCCCAAACGCATTAGGGAAATGTTAGCTGACGCGGCCCATAGTCTGGGAAAGGAGAGACAAGCGGCGCTGTGCCGGGAACTGACGAAGCGGTTCGAAGAGGTGCGCCGGGGCACGCTGGAAGAACTTGCGGCAGGCGTGGCTGATGCGCCGATCAAGGGAGAGATCGTGGTGGTGGTCGACAGGCCGCACGCGGTCGAAGTCGATGATGCGGAACTGGAGCGCCGGTTGAGCGCCGCGCTCGAGCGGGAGTCGCTTCGCGATGCGGTCGATGCCGTCGTGGGCGCGACCGGTTTGCCGCGACGCAAGGTCTATCAGGCCGCTCTGGCTATGGAGAAGAAGAAATGA
- a CDS encoding penicillin-binding protein activator — translation MFNLIRNPRALAARIAALLALVWLAACQPGPMGNSGQKIDSSAPVKVALLVPSGSGNAGDETLARALQNAANLAIQDLKGTRIDLQVYNTAGNPQQAAAMATKAADEGAKVILGPVYAQSANAAGLAVASRNINVLAFSNNTNVAGGNVFVLGPTFQNTANRLVSFAARQGKQRIMVVHEQTTAGEIGAQAIQTAIARSGASLAGVASYPFSQQGVVDATPQIASRVKSGDVDALFLTADTAGALPLLTQLMGEQGVTPQTTQYIGLTRWDIPPATLSLPGTQGGWFAEPDPALQQQFVSRYTAAYGQAPHPIAGLAYDGVAAIGALVKSGNPNALTKQGLTQRSGFVGVNGVFRLLPDGTNERALAVAQVRNGQAVVIDPAPRNFGGFGF, via the coding sequence ATGTTTAATCTCATTCGTAACCCCCGCGCCCTCGCTGCGCGAATCGCAGCCCTCCTTGCTCTGGTCTGGCTCGCGGCCTGTCAGCCGGGGCCGATGGGCAATTCCGGCCAGAAGATCGACAGCAGCGCACCTGTCAAGGTCGCGCTTCTCGTCCCGTCGGGGTCGGGAAATGCGGGCGATGAGACTCTCGCACGGGCTCTGCAGAATGCGGCCAATCTCGCGATCCAGGACCTGAAGGGCACCCGCATTGACCTGCAGGTCTACAACACCGCGGGCAATCCGCAGCAGGCCGCCGCGATGGCGACCAAGGCTGCCGACGAGGGCGCGAAGGTCATCCTCGGCCCCGTCTATGCGCAATCGGCGAATGCGGCGGGTCTTGCGGTGGCCTCGCGCAACATCAACGTGCTTGCGTTTTCGAACAATACCAACGTCGCGGGCGGCAATGTCTTCGTGCTCGGCCCGACCTTCCAGAACACCGCCAACCGCCTCGTGAGCTTCGCCGCGCGTCAGGGCAAGCAGCGGATCATGGTCGTGCATGAGCAGACCACGGCAGGCGAAATCGGCGCGCAGGCGATCCAGACGGCGATCGCACGGTCGGGCGCTTCGCTCGCGGGCGTGGCCTCCTACCCGTTCTCGCAGCAGGGCGTGGTCGATGCGACGCCGCAGATCGCAAGCCGCGTGAAGTCCGGCGACGTCGATGCGCTGTTCCTGACCGCCGATACCGCAGGCGCGCTCCCGCTGCTCACGCAGCTGATGGGCGAGCAGGGAGTGACCCCGCAGACCACGCAATATATCGGCCTGACCCGTTGGGATATCCCGCCGGCGACCCTGTCGCTTCCGGGCACCCAAGGTGGATGGTTCGCCGAGCCCGACCCGGCGCTGCAACAGCAGTTCGTGTCGCGCTACACCGCCGCTTACGGGCAAGCGCCCCACCCGATCGCGGGCCTCGCCTATGACGGGGTCGCGGCGATCGGCGCGCTGGTGAAATCGGGCAATCCGAACGCGCTGACCAAGCAGGGCCTGACCCAGCGTTCGGGCTTCGTGGGCGTCAACGGCGTCTTCCGGCTCCTGCCCGACGGCACCAACGAGCGCGCACTCGCCGTAGCTCAGGTCCGCAACGGGCAGGCGGTCGTGATCGATCCGGCGCCGCGCAACTTCGGCGGTTTCGGCTTCTGA